From Streptomyces sp. NBC_01551:
CCTGCGATGACCGCGGAAGAGGAGGTCCTCATCCGCACCGAGGGCCACCTGGGCGTGCTGACCCTCAACCGGCCCAAGGCCCTCAACGCGCTCAGCCACCCCATGGTGCTGCGCGTCGAGGAGGCCCTGCGGCGCTGGCGGGACGATCCGGCCGTCGCGGCGGTGGTGATCTCCGGAGCGGGCGAGCGCGGCCTGTGCGCGGGCGGCGACATCCGCGCCATCCACGCGGACGCCCGCGACGGCGGCACGGCCTCGGCGGACTTCTGGCGCGACGAGTACCGGCTGAACGCCCTCATCGCCCGCTACCCCAAGCCGTACGTCGCCCTCATGGACGGCATCGTGATGGGCGGCGGCGTCGGGATCTCGGCCCACGGCACCGTGCGGATCGTCACCGAACGCTCCCGCGTCGCCATGCCCGAGACCGGCATCGGCTTCGTCCCCGACGTCGGCGGGACCTACCTGCTCGCCTTGGCGCCCGGGGAGCTGGGCACCCACCTCGCGCTGACGGGAGCGCCCGTCGGCGCCGCCGACGCGCTGCTGTGCGGGCTCGCGGACCACTTCGTACCGGCCGAGCGGCTCGGCGCGCTCGTGGCGGAGCTGGCGCGGGTACCCGTA
This genomic window contains:
- a CDS encoding enoyl-CoA hydratase/isomerase family protein is translated as MTAEEEVLIRTEGHLGVLTLNRPKALNALSHPMVLRVEEALRRWRDDPAVAAVVISGAGERGLCAGGDIRAIHADARDGGTASADFWRDEYRLNALIARYPKPYVALMDGIVMGGGVGISAHGTVRIVTERSRVAMPETGIGFVPDVGGTYLLALAPGELGTHLALTGAPVGAADALLCGLADHFVPAERLGALVAELARVPVHDALSPCVGQAPPGELAAHREWIDHCYAADTVEEIVERLLGSGVSAAKETAATLAAKSPTALKVTLAALRRARGLGPLERVLEQEYRVSCAALGAADLVEGIRAQVIDKDRAPRWSPATLAEVTDADVARYFAPLGAGRELRLAAAPDSLQEVPW